A single region of the Mannheimia bovis genome encodes:
- a CDS encoding glycosyltransferase family 2 protein, protein MKVSIITPAYNAENFLHRIYDSLKLQTFKDFEWIIIDDFSQDKTVSIIEDFISKKELNIIFLENKANQGVAYSRNRGLDMANGEYICFLDVDDTWEPDKLSIQKEFMEKSRVFLSYMDYNQVNEKGDLLKTIKAPDECDYKSLLSSNVLGNLTCMVDRKVISNIRFIKHGHEDYIFWLNVLSKIPRAIKVSSDLVHCNYMISSNSISSNKLKTAIWQWKIYRNILRLNFFDSVAYFISYTLKGLKKHKF, encoded by the coding sequence ATGAAAGTTAGTATAATCACACCTGCATATAATGCAGAGAATTTTCTACATAGAATCTATGACTCTTTAAAATTACAAACATTTAAGGATTTTGAGTGGATTATAATTGATGATTTTTCTCAAGATAAAACAGTTTCGATCATAGAAGACTTTATTTCAAAAAAAGAATTAAATATCATTTTCCTAGAAAATAAGGCTAATCAAGGTGTTGCTTATAGTCGAAATAGAGGTTTAGATATGGCTAACGGAGAATATATTTGTTTTTTAGATGTTGATGATACTTGGGAGCCAGATAAACTAAGTATACAGAAAGAGTTTATGGAAAAGAGTAGGGTTTTTCTATCATATATGGATTATAACCAAGTAAATGAAAAAGGTGACTTATTAAAGACTATCAAGGCACCAGATGAATGTGATTATAAAAGCTTATTAAGTTCTAATGTATTAGGTAACTTAACTTGTATGGTTGATAGAAAAGTTATCTCTAATATAAGATTTATAAAGCATGGCCATGAAGATTATATTTTTTGGTTGAATGTTTTATCCAAAATACCTAGGGCAATTAAAGTAAGTAGTGATCTTGTACATTGTAATTATATGATATCAAGTAATTCTATCTCATCTAATAAATTAAAAACTGCCATATGGCAATGGAAGATTTATAGGAATATTTTGAGGTTAAATTTCTTTGATAGTGTTGCTTATTTTATAAGTTACACTTTAAAGGGTTTAAAGAAGCATAAATTTTAG